A region of Pseudomonas sp. Marseille-Q3773 DNA encodes the following proteins:
- a CDS encoding SpoIIE family protein phosphatase: MQKTSATLLIIDDDDVVRASLAAYLEDSGFSVLQAGNGQQGLQVFEEHQPDLVICDLRMPQMGGLELIRQVSERAPQLPVIVVSGAGVMSDAVEALRLGAADYLIKPLEDLAVLEHSVRRALDRSHLVLENQRYRDKLEAANRELEASLHLLQEDQTAGRQVQMNMLPESPWVAGEFAFEHQIIPSLYLSGDFADYFRVDERRIAFYLADVSGHGASSAFVTVLLKFMTTRLLFEFKRSGKMREFKPSQVLSHINRGLINCKLGKHVTMVGGVIDEDTGLLTYAVGGHLPLPVLHTPEHTRYLEGRGLPVGLFDEAVYQDLVVELPPRFSLSLMSDGILDLLPGDTLKDKETALPEIVRAAGGSLDGLRQRFGLATLGEMPDDIALLVLSRNLQ; encoded by the coding sequence ATGCAGAAAACCAGTGCAACGCTGCTGATCATCGATGACGACGACGTGGTCCGTGCGAGCCTCGCCGCCTATCTTGAAGACAGTGGTTTCAGCGTCCTCCAGGCCGGTAATGGCCAGCAGGGGCTTCAGGTCTTCGAAGAACACCAGCCCGACCTCGTGATCTGCGATCTGCGCATGCCGCAGATGGGCGGCCTCGAGCTGATTCGCCAGGTCAGCGAGCGCGCGCCGCAGTTGCCGGTGATCGTGGTGTCCGGGGCTGGTGTCATGAGCGATGCGGTAGAGGCGTTGCGCCTGGGCGCGGCCGACTACCTGATCAAGCCGCTGGAAGACCTGGCCGTGCTCGAGCACTCGGTGCGCCGGGCCCTCGACCGTTCGCACCTGGTGCTGGAAAACCAGCGCTACCGCGACAAGCTCGAAGCCGCCAACCGTGAACTGGAGGCCAGCCTGCACTTGCTGCAGGAGGACCAGACCGCCGGTCGCCAGGTGCAGATGAACATGCTGCCGGAAAGCCCCTGGGTGGCCGGCGAGTTCGCTTTCGAGCACCAGATCATCCCGTCGCTGTACCTGTCGGGTGACTTTGCCGATTACTTCCGGGTGGACGAGCGGCGCATCGCCTTCTACCTGGCCGATGTCTCCGGGCATGGCGCGTCGTCGGCGTTCGTCACCGTGCTGCTGAAGTTCATGACCACGCGGCTGTTGTTCGAATTCAAGCGCAGCGGCAAGATGCGCGAGTTCAAGCCGTCGCAGGTGCTCAGCCACATCAACCGTGGGCTGATCAACTGCAAGCTGGGCAAGCACGTGACCATGGTCGGTGGGGTGATCGACGAGGACACCGGCCTGCTGACCTACGCGGTAGGCGGCCATCTGCCGCTGCCGGTGCTGCATACCCCTGAGCATACCCGCTACCTGGAAGGCCGCGGCCTGCCGGTGGGGTTGTTCGACGAGGCTGTGTACCAGGATCTGGTCGTGGAACTGCCGCCGCGCTTCAGCCTCAGCCTGATGTCCGACGGCATTCTGGACCTTTTGCCGGGTGACACGCTCAAAGATAAAGAAACCGCCCTGCCGGAAATCGTCAGGGCAGCAGGTGGCAGCCTGGATGGGCTACGTCAACGTTTTGGATTGGCTACGCTTGGGGAGATGCCGGATGATATCGCCCTATTGGTGTTGAGCAGGAACCTTCAATGA
- a CDS encoding STAS domain-containing protein codes for MSTGRIQFAEQSGTFVLKFVGEVRLTLCSALDATIEKIFTALNFSAIVIDLTETESIDSTTLGLLAKLSILSRQKVGLLPTVVTTNPDISRLLQSMGFDQVFNIVDRPIPCPECLTDLPSQDQNEDVVRSKVLEAHKILMGLNDSNREAFHDLVSALERT; via the coding sequence ATGAGTACCGGTAGAATCCAGTTCGCCGAGCAGAGCGGTACCTTTGTACTGAAATTCGTCGGTGAAGTGCGTCTGACCTTGTGTTCGGCGCTGGATGCGACGATCGAGAAGATTTTCACGGCGTTGAACTTCTCGGCGATTGTCATCGACCTGACTGAAACCGAGAGCATCGACAGCACCACCCTGGGCCTGCTGGCCAAGCTGTCGATCCTGTCGCGGCAGAAAGTGGGCCTGCTGCCGACCGTGGTCACCACCAACCCGGACATTTCCCGGCTGTTGCAGTCGATGGGCTTCGATCAGGTGTTCAACATCGTCGATCGTCCGATTCCGTGCCCGGAGTGCCTGACCGACCTGCCGTCGCAGGACCAGAATGAGGACGTGGTGCGTTCCAAGGTGCTGGAGGCACACAAGATCCTCATGGGCCTGAACGACTCCAACCGCGAAGCCTTCCACGACCTGGTCAGTGCGCTGGAGCGTACCTGA